A single Triticum dicoccoides isolate Atlit2015 ecotype Zavitan chromosome 2A, WEW_v2.0, whole genome shotgun sequence DNA region contains:
- the LOC119354342 gene encoding ribosomal RNA small subunit methyltransferase, mitochondrial-like: protein MNRAVSNSRARLAAFSSSSSSSSSLASEAWDGRFRLHKPRGQHLLTNPRVLNAIARHAALRPGDAVLEVGPGTGNLTARLLASPVDRVTAVEIDPRMVDAVTSRFGALDLAHKLTVIQGDAMETEFPEFDVCVANIPYGISSPLIAKLLFGTYHFRTATLLLQKEFARRLVAIPGDSEYNRLAANVGMVADVKLLMDVSKRDFVPMPRVDSSLVEIRPRAAPPEVDLAEWLGFTRECFGQKNKTLGAIFKQKRKILDLLKRSQRSERCTSDAPGIILGVLDGDGNDEACSDEDGDSSDRAAGFSTEEVEAFKERIAGALESTELAGKRPSKMSNDELLYLLRLFNERGIWFQ from the exons ATGAACCGCGCCGTCTCGAACTCTCGAGCCCGCCTCGCCGCCttctcctcgtcgtcctcctcctcgtcgtcactgGCGTCGGAGGCGTGGGATGGGCGCTTCCGGCTACACAAGCCGCGGGGGCAGCACCTGCTCACCAACCCACGCGTCCTCAACGCCATCGCGCGCCACGCCGCGCTCCGTCCGGGCGACGCCGTGCTCGAGGTCGGCCCCGGCACCGGCAACCTCACAGCCCGCCTCCTCGCCTCCCCGGTCGACCGCGTCACCGCCGTCGAGATCGACCCGCGCATGGTCGACGCAGTCACGTCCCGTTTCGGGGCACTCGACCTGGCGCACAAGCTCACG GTGATCCAGGGGGATGCCATGGAGACCGAATTCCCAGAGTTCGACGTTTGCGTGGCTAACATCCCCTACGGGATCTCCTCGCCGCTCATCGCGAAGCTGCTGTTCGGGACGTACCACTTCCGGACAGCAACGCTCCTGCTGCAGAAGGAGTTCGCGCGGCGGCTCGTGGCCATACCAGGCGACTCGGAGTATAACCGCCTGGCGGCCAACGTTGGCATGGTAGCTGACGTGAAGCTGCTCATGGACGTGAGCAAGAGGGACTTCGTTCCCATGCCCAGGGTAGACTCCTCCCTCGTCGAGATCCGGCCGAGGGCGGCTCCGCCTGAGGTCGACCTCGCCGAGTGGCTGGGCTTCACGCGGGAGTGCTTCGGGCAGAAGAACAAGACCCTCGGTGCCATCTTCAAGCAGAAAAGGAAGATCCTGGATCTTCTCAAGCGGTCTCAGAGAAGCGAGAGATGCACAAGCGATGCCCCTGGCATCATCCTCGGTGTTCTTGACGGCGACGGTAATGACGAAGCCTGCAGCGACGAAGACGGCGACAGCAGCGATCGAGCAGCTGGTTTCAGCACGGAAGAGGTCGAGGCTTTCAAGGAAAGGATTGCCGGTGCTTTAGAGTCCACCGAACTCGCTGGGAAGAGGCCGTCCAAGATGTCAAACGACGAGCTTCTTTATTTGCTCAGGCTATTCAACGAGCGAGGGATATGGTTTCAGTAG